The sequence GGCACGGCGGTTTCCCTACTCGCTGGCTGTGATGTGGTGGTCTTGTGTGTGCCGTTGGATCGCTTGGTACCTATGGCGGCGGCGGTCTGTCCCCACCTGCAACCCGATGCTATCTTGACGGATGTGGGTTCGGTCAAAGCCCCGTTGGTAGAGGCGATTATCCCTTTGTGGTCGGGATTTATCGGGGGGCATCCGATGGCGGGAACGGCAGAGCAGGGCATTCAAGCCGCCCAGTCCCAACTTTTTCGCCAGCGTCCCTACGTGTTGACCCCTACCGCCCAAACCCAGCCCCAGCAGTTGGCGCAATTACAAACGTTGGTAGAGGAATTGGGTGCTCAGGTGTTGCTGTGTGACCCCCATGTCCATGACCGGGCGGTGGCGTGGATTTCTCACCTGCCGATTTGGGTCAGTGCCGCCCTATTGGGGGCTGTGCAGCAGGAATCCGACCCGGAAATTATTGCCCTCGCTCAACAATTAGCCAGTTCTGGTTGGCGGGATACCACCCGGGTGGGGGGCGGAAATCCTGAATTAGGGGTATGTTTGGCGCATTATAACCGGGAGCATCTCCTGCGGGGGTTATACCAGTACCGGCAGGAATTAAACCAGGTAATCGCCATGATCGAACAGCAGGACATGACCGCTCTGACCACCTATCTCCAAAAAAACCAACGGACACGAACCCAGTTTGAGGATAGGCATCAGACCCAAGAACAGGATAATAATCATATTTGAATTGCGGGAAGATTTTATCTTCAGAAAGTTCAATAGTCCTAGGGCGCTACCCCGCACTGGTTTTTAGTAATTTTAGTATTCATACAGACAGCAATTATAATTGCGTTTAGAACAAGGGTCGCAGGGCACCGCCCCGTACTGGTTTTTAGTAATTTTAGTATTCATACAGACAGCAATTATAATTGCGTTTAGAACAAGGGTCGCAGGGCATCGCCCCGTACTGGTTTTTAGTAATTTTAGTATTCATACAGACAGCAATTATAATTGCGTTTAGAACAAGGGTCGCAGGGCATCACCCCGTACTGGTATTTAGTAATTTTATTATTCCCATAGATCATCTAAGATTGCTGTAGAAAACAGAGTTGCGATAAGGGGTAACACAGATGGACGGTTTTTGGACGAATGTCGGTCGTTACATGAGCTATTTCGTCACCGTCATTTTGGGAGTATTGCTGACCCTAGCTCGGGGGCTGGGGCGGCTTTGGCAACGTCCGGTCACAGCGGTGGCAACCGTATCCCTCCTGGTGAGTGGCATTAGTCTATTGTACTTCACCCTCCTAGCCATGCTAGGGCAATAAAAGCGAAAGAGCCGGTCGCCCGACTCTTTTGCCCCTGTGGAATGCCGCTCCAGTCGACATCTATCTTTAGTTTCGGGGCAGAGCCACCTGTCCGCAGTGACGCATCCTAGGGGAGGCAAGTGCCCTGGATCACCAACCTTACCAAAACCAATCCATTGGACTGATTTCCGGCAACCGCTGACCCGCCTGCACCTCAACCACAATCGGCTGATGGTCTTGGCAACGAATATGCAAACCACAGGCGACCGCCGGGGAATAGTACGCCCGATAATTTCCATAGGTGGCATAAACTCGATAACGCCCAGGGGGCACCTGGAGTTGGTAGCCCACCCCATACTGGTACTGGCTTCCCTTCACTTGAGTTTCCGTACAATGGAGGTCTTTTGTTGTCACTTCTTCAGCACAAACCGTCAAGGGGGGGATATGATGCCCCGGATAGCTCAGGGAGCCTTCCAGCCGAGCCAAACCAGGGGGCAAATATTCCAAAGTGGCGGCGACTTTTTCCTCAGCCCAGGCGGGGTGAACCAAACCGAACAGGGCGAGACCAAGGGCAAAAACCGTTGCTTTCATGGGAGGGCGGGCAGGAACAGAACTGGTGTACCGATTGTTCCGACCGGGCTTATTTCTATTCTGGGCAAAATCCGATGGGAGGAAAGTGATGACCATCTCGGTGATCGAGTGACGTGGCTCACTTGGGGAGAGAAGGTTAGAATAATTATTACAATCATTAAAATTTTATCCTCCCAATTTATGGCACCCAATGTCCTCATGGTTGTGGATGGTTACAATGTCATTGGGGCGAAATGGGATGTCACCCAGGGAGATTGGGAGCAATGGCGGCAGGAATTGATCGAAGCCCTATGTAATTACAGTGCCTTGCATGATATCCTCACCCACATCATTTTTGATGCCCATCAACGCCGCCAACCGGAGACTTGGGAAGAGGTCACCGACCAAGTGCGGGTTTGTTACACCGGGTATGGGTTGACCGCTGATGCCTATATTGAGCGGTTTTGCGCCCGCCATCGGGGACGGGGACAACGGTTGATTGTGGTCACCTCCGACCGCCTGGAGTGGATGACCGCTACGGGTTATGGGGCGGAATGGCTATCCTCCTCGGCTCTGTGGCAAGCAATGGCACAACCCCCCCCACGCCAGACCATGCGGGCAACGGCGGGAAAAACCAGACGGGGCTTACCGGCGGCTATCCAAGACCGGCTAAGACAATGGCGCAATAAGCTATGATACGTCTGTGTATCCACTGAGTGGCATTATGATTGAGGTTCCTACTTGGCTGAAGCCAGTTTTACCTTTCTTTCATCCCTTGTTAATGTGGCTCTTGCTGGCTTTGAGTATTTACGCTTTGTACACGGGTATTCAGGTCATTCGGGTACGCACGGCGAAAGGGGAGGAAAAAAGTCGTCTCCTCAAAGGTAAGTTCCGGGAGGTACATTATCAAGTCGGTTCTGCATTGCTGGCTCTGATGGTGCTGGGCACTTTGGGGGGCATGGCGGTCACGTTTATTAACAATAAAAAGCTCTTTTTGGGTCCCCATTTGCTGGTGGGTTTAGCCATGACGGGTTTGATTGCCATTTCTGCATCCTTAGCTCCACTGATGCAACAGGGAAATCAATGGGCACGGGTCACCCATATTACGATCAATGGTATTGTGTTGGGGTTGTTTGGTTGGCAAGCAGTGACGGGGATGCAAATTGTCCAAAAGATTTTGGGTTCCACCTGAGGACTAGAAATTTTCCCAATCCTGTAGCTATCTCGATGAATAAATATGAGCAGAGTCGAGTTCTGTTGCTGTACCAATTCCACTCAATTGGTGAACAAATGTTCAGAAAAACCAAGTCCGGGGATGTCCTGTGATCTGGTGTCCCTAAATAAACCAGAAATAAACCTGCCTCTTGTCCGGGGTAAGCTAAAGGTTTATAGTTTTAGACAAATTGCTTAGGAATGTGATGACGCAGGAACAGGATGCAAACCAACCCCTCGCCCTGGGCATTTTAGGGTACGGGGGATTGGGGCAAGCGATGGCTCGTTTGGTGGCTCGGCGGCGGCAAGTGCAGTGGGTGGCGGTGGCTGACCGTAAGGGTTACGTTGTGCATCCCGACGGCTTAAACCCATCCCTATGTCAGCGGGTGTATCAGGAGCGGGGTTCCGTGGGCTATCTGGAGCCGGGGGGGGTTCTCAGTGAAACCAGCATTGCCGAGGTCATTGCCCAGCCTGGGGTGAATGCCTATTTCCTGGCGTTACCGAATCTCCCCAACACATTTATTGCCACAGTGGCACAGCAGTTTTTGGCGCAGGGCTGGCGGGGTGTGCTGGTGGATGCCATTAAACGCACCAGTGCGGTGGAACAATTGCTGGCGATGAAGTCATCCCTGGCGGCTGGGGGCATCACTTATCTCACGGGTTGTGGCGCGACTCCAGGCTTACTCACGGCGGCGGCGGCTTTAGCGGCTCACAGTTACGAGGAAATTCTCCAGGTGCAGGTGACCTTTGGGGTTGGGATCGCCAACTGGGAATCCTATCGGGCGACCATTCGGGAAGATATTGCCCATTTGCCCGGTTATGATGTCGCTAGAGCGCAGGCAATGACTGATGCAGAAATCGAGGAATTGTTGAACCGTACCGACGGCAAACTGTATTTAGAAAATATGGAACACGCTGACGATGTAATTTTGGAATTGGCAGGCATTTGTCCCCGGGAACGGGTCACGGTGGGGGGGGTCGTGGATACCCGCAATCCCCGCAAGCCTTTGAGTACCCATGTGCAAATTACGGGACGCACGTTTGAAGGGAAAATTGCTTGTCACACCTTTACCTTGGGGGATGAAACCAGCATGGCCGCTAATGTTTGTGGTCCAGCTTTAGGTTACATTCAAGCGGGTTGGCAGTTGCATCAACAGGGACATTATGGTCTATTTACCTGTGCGGAAGTGATGCCCCGCTGGGTGCATTAAATAAAGGTTCCCCCGACCCTGCCAATGGGTAGCGACTTAGTTATGGTCATTTGAGAAGAAAGCGGGACACTTTTGCAGTCCTGTTAACTACTTTGTGCCCTTTTGAAAAAGGATTTGAGAAGCAAGAGGAATGTTTCAAAG comes from Synechococcus sp. C9 and encodes:
- a CDS encoding prephenate/arogenate dehydrogenase, whose translation is MHIGIVGLGLIGASLALDWRRGGHRITGVSRSETTIAIAGKRGVIDQGGTAVSLLAGCDVVVLCVPLDRLVPMAAAVCPHLQPDAILTDVGSVKAPLVEAIIPLWSGFIGGHPMAGTAEQGIQAAQSQLFRQRPYVLTPTAQTQPQQLAQLQTLVEELGAQVLLCDPHVHDRAVAWISHLPIWVSAALLGAVQQESDPEIIALAQQLASSGWRDTTRVGGGNPELGVCLAHYNREHLLRGLYQYRQELNQVIAMIEQQDMTALTTYLQKNQRTRTQFEDRHQTQEQDNNHI
- a CDS encoding DUF751 family protein, yielding MDGFWTNVGRYMSYFVTVILGVLLTLARGLGRLWQRPVTAVATVSLLVSGISLLYFTLLAMLGQ
- a CDS encoding NYN domain-containing protein, with the translated sequence MAPNVLMVVDGYNVIGAKWDVTQGDWEQWRQELIEALCNYSALHDILTHIIFDAHQRRQPETWEEVTDQVRVCYTGYGLTADAYIERFCARHRGRGQRLIVVTSDRLEWMTATGYGAEWLSSSALWQAMAQPPPRQTMRATAGKTRRGLPAAIQDRLRQWRNKL
- a CDS encoding DUF4079 domain-containing protein, whose product is MIEVPTWLKPVLPFFHPLLMWLLLALSIYALYTGIQVIRVRTAKGEEKSRLLKGKFREVHYQVGSALLALMVLGTLGGMAVTFINNKKLFLGPHLLVGLAMTGLIAISASLAPLMQQGNQWARVTHITINGIVLGLFGWQAVTGMQIVQKILGST
- a CDS encoding saccharopine dehydrogenase-like oxidoreductase; translated protein: MTQEQDANQPLALGILGYGGLGQAMARLVARRRQVQWVAVADRKGYVVHPDGLNPSLCQRVYQERGSVGYLEPGGVLSETSIAEVIAQPGVNAYFLALPNLPNTFIATVAQQFLAQGWRGVLVDAIKRTSAVEQLLAMKSSLAAGGITYLTGCGATPGLLTAAAALAAHSYEEILQVQVTFGVGIANWESYRATIREDIAHLPGYDVARAQAMTDAEIEELLNRTDGKLYLENMEHADDVILELAGICPRERVTVGGVVDTRNPRKPLSTHVQITGRTFEGKIACHTFTLGDETSMAANVCGPALGYIQAGWQLHQQGHYGLFTCAEVMPRWVH